A region of the Desulfobacter postgatei 2ac9 genome:
GCCCTCGCCGCCGTCCCACACCACCTTGAGCCGGTAAAGTTGTTCATGGCAAAAAAATGAATTAGGGAACCGGGCCTCAAATATGCCTTTGGGGTCCGGTCCTTTCACTTCCCAGGCCGAATGTTTTTCCCAGTTATTGGCCGGCGTGAGGATAAACATGGCGGTTGCATTGGGTGCCCATTCCCTGAACACCCAGCCTTTTTTATCCCTGTGCAGGCCGAAAATTTCATGGTAGTTGGCTATTTTAGCCCAGGGGTTTTTGTTTTTAAGTTTTTCTGCCGCTGCCAGGGCTTTTTCAAACCGTGACCGGATAATGGGTTTAAAAGGTGACAGATACGGATCATTTGTCCATGAAGGATCAGACCAGAAAAGGTCTTTGGAGCATTTTTTCATATAGTTTAATATAGCTTTCAGCGCATCGGCTGTGGTTGAATTCAAGTACGGATTCGGTCATGATTCTGCGGATCTGCTGTTCTTTTTCATCCGCATCCAGGCGGAAAAAATCCATAGCGCGGTCCACGGCCCAGTTTAGGCCCTGGGCATCGTGAACATTGAAAAGAAATCCATTGCCCGTTGAATGGTCCGCATCCAGTTGTCTGACCGTGTCATGCAGACCACCTGTGTCAAATACAATGGGCAGGCTGCCGTAAATACCCCCGATCATCTGGGGCAATCCGCACGGCTCAAAGGAGGACGGCATGATAATAAAATCACTGGCAGCGAACGCCTGGTGAGACAGCTGTTCGTTGAACCCCCAGATACTGATCCTCTGGTGCAGGCCATGGAAATCAACAATATCGTGGAAGTGTTTCAGATATGCCCCGTCCGCTACGGATACGATTTGAATGCCGGTATCCCAGTACCGGGAAATAATATCATACATGGTTTCTGCCAGAAGCTGACAACCTTTCTGCACAGGATCAAGACGGGAGGGCCAGAAAAACATAGGCGCATCGGGATTGATCTCAAGGCCCACGGATTTTTGCAGAAAATTTTTATTCTGTTTTTTTTTGGCACGGTGGTTCTTGGGCCCGTAATTGAACTGAACCATTTCATCCACGGCTGGATTGAATTCTGGCTCAGGCGCATTTAAAATGCCGGTGGCGCATTCGGCCTCCCACTTATGGGTTAGCTCTCTTCTAAGATCCGGTTCCACAAACGGATGGCGGTTTTCAA
Encoded here:
- a CDS encoding glycogen synthase; translated protein: MPTRPRILIVTPEVTYLPEGISPGAEDYSAKAGGLADVSAALISALYDLSCDVHVAIPDYRSIYHGNDEPRHHREVEKIRRRLHEERIHFAVDRVFLYKDGVYSGYSDKDLKVSLAFQREVINNIIPRVNPDIIHCNDWMTGLIPAMARRYEIPCLFTIHNIHTMTSTLATIEDRGIDAAAFWHWLYFKHPPVNYEESRNTNRVDFLVSGVFSAHYVNTVSPTFLREIVENRHPFVEPDLRRELTHKWEAECATGILNAPEPEFNPAVDEMVQFNYGPKNHRAKKKQNKNFLQKSVGLEINPDAPMFFWPSRLDPVQKGCQLLAETMYDIISRYWDTGIQIVSVADGAYLKHFHDIVDFHGLHQRISIWGFNEQLSHQAFAASDFIIMPSSFEPCGLPQMIGGIYGSLPIVFDTGGLHDTVRQLDADHSTGNGFLFNVHDAQGLNWAVDRAMDFFRLDADEKEQQIRRIMTESVLEFNHSRCAESYIKLYEKMLQRPFLV